The stretch of DNA GCCTCCCGTCGGGGGAGGAAGGCGCCGCGCTGACCATCGAGCAGATCGAGAAGGCCTACCGGACGCAGTCGCGGCTGCGCCACCCCGACAAGCGCCGCGACGACCCCAACGCCACTGCGGACTTCCAGCGCCTCTCGAGCTCCTACAAGCTCCTCTGCGACGAGTCCCTTCGCCGCCAGTTCGATGCTCGCCTACGCGGCCGCCGGGAGGCagcggcccgcgccgccgccgcgggcgtcaAGCGCCGCAAGGCTGTCTCCGACCTCGAGGAGCGTgagcgcgctgccgccgcgggcCAGCACGCCGACCCCGAAGAGCTTGCGAAGCGCGAGATGGAGCGGGCGGCCGCCGACATCCAGCGCGAGCTCGACGAGTTCCGCGTCGCCAAGCAGGCTGCCGCCTCAGGTGCCGGGGCAACTTCGGTAAGGAATCTTGAACTCTTTCAGTTTGGTCTTTGCGAGCTCTAGGAAATCTATTCAGTTAGTTTGTTGAATTGGGTAGGATAACTGGATAATGCTTCGTCAATTGATTTTGCATTTAATTTGACTAGAAATCACCACATTTTGGGATCCTGGGCGTCAGTAAATCTCTCAGTTTCTAATTTGTATACATTATGATTCACTTGAAGCATCATATTTCTTTTAGACTGTGATCACTGGGGAAATTGGTTATAGTTGTACTTATTGAATCGGTGCTAAGGCTTTGCAAGAGGCTTGTTCAACATAGTAGATTTTTATCGGTTAACAATTGCATTTTGACAATGGCCACGACTTGGTTATATGTTCAGGCGTATGGGGATAAGAAGGGTGGAACCTCGCAAGATGGGGTGAAAACAGACAAGGGCAAGATCTTGAAGGTTTCATGGGATGGGAGTGCCGATTCTTACACTGCAGCAAAGTTGGAAGAACTCTTCCAGAAATTTGGCAAAGTCGAAGATGTAGTGATCAAGACAAGGAAATCGAGGAGGAAGGGCTCAGCAATTGTAGTCATGGGCAGCAAGGAAGCTGCTGTAAGTCCTGTTTTTCTACTCTTTTGCCCTTGGAAGCATTCAATATTTGACCTAGAAGAATAGCTTGACTTGTGCTGGTTGGTAaactatgattttttttgttagtgTTACGTTGATCCAAAACTTTACATCAGGTGGTAGGGGCAACTGTGCATCTCATACCATCCT from Panicum virgatum strain AP13 chromosome 9K, P.virgatum_v5, whole genome shotgun sequence encodes:
- the LOC120647384 gene encoding dnaJ homolog subfamily C member 17-like; amino-acid sequence: MAATGQQEDDIDHYEVLCLPSGEEGAALTIEQIEKAYRTQSRLRHPDKRRDDPNATADFQRLSSSYKLLCDESLRRQFDARLRGRREAAARAAAAGVKRRKAVSDLEERERAAAAGQHADPEELAKREMERAAADIQRELDEFRVAKQAAASGAGATSAYGDKKGGTSQDGVKTDKGKILKVSWDGSADSYTAAKLEELFQKFGKVEDVVIKTRKSRRKGSAIVVMGSKEAALLAIQNHFSLFPLNVAPVQESGGLPARSAQAHESRTSNIDGTGFSDLEASVFRKLQEAQKRKQCG